The Theileria annulata chromosome 2, complete sequence, *** SEQUENCING IN PROGRESS *** genomic sequence GTTgttttcatcatcttcgTTTGAAATGTTATCAGAAGGAGGCTCATCAATGACTATCATCCTATACAAATCCTTGTATAGTACAAGCTTTGCAAACCAGAGGGTTCTGAGCTGACTTATTGATAACATAATATCTTCTGGTTGAATTCCACCCATTGTTAGGGACTTATCATAATGAGAATGCTCGTTGTAATCAATTGTTTTTTTACTAGGTGAATCATCTGGTTTgagttttttaaaattgaaagATTCCTTGATAATAACAGTGTCAAGCTTTAAGTTGCCTGGTAGGCGGTTAACAAACTCAAGGAGACCACATTTATCCAGGGCgtcattaatttcatcatcacTAAACAGTTTCCTTGGATCCAAAAATCTTCTGATAGTCCAACCCTTGAAAACAAATGGAAGCTGAGGTAGAACACCAATAATGTGCCTAATAACACTCTTGGGAATGTCTTTTAAATCAATGCCATCCAGCAATACTTGACCAGTTCTATGCCTTGCGGTATTTTGTAGAACTGATAATAAGGTTGTTTTACCAGCTCCAGTTCTGCCAATGATTCCGATAATATCTGACTTAGTCGGTGATGCATTTATGTTATTTAGGATAAGGCCTTCCTTATTCATCTGAGATGTTGTGTATACACAAATATCCTTCAAGACCACACCACGATGTTCAGGTGGCAGATATTTGCAAATATCAACAATGTTAATCTTTGGCCTGAAGAAGAGCATCTTTAGAATATTTGGGTTTGTATCTTTGAACTCATGCTTCCTCCTTCTCAATAACTTTTTTCTATCCATCTGCAAATTTGGTTTGCTAGAATTAACAACTAAATCCTCTTCGTGAATATTGTGGAACTTGTCAAACACACACTTGGTTCCAGGCGGAACGAATAGCTGAAACCTTTGAACTGAACACAAAAACACCTGCAAATCTGCAAAACAGAATGAAAAGTTGCTAAAAGATTTAATTGCACTCATGCTGAGTGATAAACCTAATCCAAAATAACCAACAACCATTtcatattttgtaaatttatcaaatattatcatCATTGCCAGGAACAATGCTGTTGTGATTGAGAATATCCAATTAAACAACACTGAAACCCATGTTGAAATGGACCTTATCAAGAATCGACATCTAGCTTTATAATCTACATTCTCGAAAACATCGTTTACTAGTTCCCACTCCTTCTTAAAGCTTCTATAAATTGATGAGGACAAAATGGCATTTTCGCAGTCTGTATTAATATGCGCCATTGTTTCTAACCTTGCTACTTGGATATTCGTGGAGGACAAGACATATTTTGACACTGTCAGTTCAAAAACTATCAATATTGACACAGTTAATAGTGGAATTGACAGTGGCATGGTATAAAATAGTATTCCTATTGACACGAATGTCTGAATTAAGGACATTAGTGCTGTTGATATGGATCCTGCTACATACTCATCAATAAAGTAGATATCCGCTGAGAGGTATGTTATAACTTGGTGAATTTGCTTTTTGATCTTAATAACTGTTGAGCTGTTTTTAAAAACTGAGCTCACGCAATACTCGTGGATCCTTCTTGACGCAATTATACTTGAAATTGCGAATAGCACACTCGAGACAAACGATGTGACGATGATTAAACACACTGTTATGACAATGATTTTTAGGGTGGAGTTTGATCTGGATTTGATTTCCTCTATATCTACTGGGAATCCTTCATTAAACTGCTTTGactttttattaatgaagTCTGATAGATTTGTAGAAATCAAAAACTTGACATTATCCATAAGGCTTGAGGTAATGACgacaataataaaaattgaaaGTGTTAATTTGGCTGCACTCAGATAAATTGAATATGGGTTGAATTTGTGTCCTTCGTAGTCGTTTTTaacaatttcattaaacGACTGCTTGTATTTGAATCTTGTAATTGCTGCCCGTCCAATCTTACTGTTTGAATCTGAATAGCACAATGTCATCATATCTTCTGTGAAAAAGCTAATCTGGTATGGACTAGATACTGTAGAAACGTTTAAAATCTCTTTGTTTGTTTTAGTCTCACTAAAAACATCCTGCAAGTAACAACAAAACGACACGAATTTACTATCAATTTCGTATATAGGGATATTGGGGAACTTGTTTAAGTCTGAGGTTCTGATACATTTGTCAAGAACCAACAGTGATGATGACATGATAACAGCTAAATCATCTTTAATAAGTAATCCAGTCTTCAGATTAAACAAATTGTTGAATACATTTCTTGATACGAATGGATCTAAACCATGA encodes the following:
- a CDS encoding (subtelomeric) ABC-transporter protein family member, putative (chr2.cand.206 - ABC transporter;~11 probable transmembrane helices predicted for TA12920 by TMHMM2.0 at aa 139-161, 176-198, 283-305, 320-342, 394-416, 436-458, 837-859, 902-924, 972-994, 999-1021 and 1084-1106), with product MEDVEMSRLNEDKRNIENEYSNQLLWQSYIYEPAYFDRINKFGYNYYDSSGIFKFLFFNWVTNWAYSLSKSYIEPYKLHPLPINDQILYWQPIFSKHVSDGIVMLESHGYIGPNGRKYVKPVKSVLLRALFLTFWKRTLVVLLSVVTTNILSMNIAILVKYLLKNFNKKTLTHLEIYLTLLIITSVQIADGLLTEFFNYYLIRWRIVWEYCVLITVFQNGLCYRRNFFNNVEGYNVLNVCNSVLHSCSPDSKCSENPLYCPARRFQNKDMNARMFSFLMYDSFHVAYFSESIVFVFNFLSNFIYGLVLISLQIKINLWILYSTGLTIVLLMVGVEIINAFLLKFYYQIKDYRIGEFVEIVAELGIIQKLLYDDISTNIITDRRNVELTFILIRLFLTFLNKSFVVLCNNISFYILIRYFVKTVKEASVVTEIDTEGFLSTFYILFRIINSMFMFPHFLKSFALCYASYKRISDFLNNSSPNFYICDNKFTGPTEMSTNVIHVTKEIDKDVVVLYKDASFTWVHNRNDLANRNDEVHLKNVDFQLKRGEIAIITGPQGCGKSNFIKSVLGEMTLIEGSMAVVPLHTSMPIFYASQDIWLQQGTIRSNITFGHRFDKDIYNSVIKGVELDTDISSWEKGDLRVVSDKAHSLSCGQRVRMEMARAIYAYLVFSKVNREYNRGQCAFLMCLDSQFHGLDPFVSRNVFNNLFNLKTGLLIKDDLAVIMSSSLLVLDKCIRTSDLNKFPNIPIYEIDSKFVSFCCYLQDVFSETKTNKEILNVSTVSSPYQISFFTEDMMTLCYSDSNSKIGRAAITRFKYKQSFNEIVKNDYEGHKFNPYSIYLSAAKLTLSIFIIVVITSSLMDNVKFLISTNLSDFINKKSKQFNEGFPVDIEEIKSRSNSTLKIIVITVCLIIVTSFVSSVLFAISSIIASRRIHEYCVSSVFKNSSTVIKIKKQIHQVITYLSADIYFIDEYVAGSISTALMSLIQTFVSIGILFYTMPLSIPLLTVSILIVFELTVSKYVLSSTNIQVARLETMAHINTDCENAILSSSIYRSFKKEWELVNDVFENVDYKARCRFLIRSISTWVSVLFNWIFSITTALFLAMMIIFDKFTKYEMVVGYFGLGLSLSMSAIKSFSNFSFCFADLQVFLCSVQRFQLFVPPGTKCVFDKFHNIHEEDLVVNSSKPNLQMDRKKLLRRRKHEFKDTNPNILKMLFFRPKINIVDICKYLPPEHRGVVLKDICVYTTSQMNKEGLILNNINASPTKSDIIGIIGRTGAGKTTLLSVLQNTARHRTGQVLLDGIDLKDIPKSVIRHIIGVLPQLPFVFKGWTIRRFLDPRKLFSDDEINDALDKCGLLEFVNRLPGNLKLDTVIIKESFNFKKLKPDDSPSKKTIDYNEHSHYDKSLTMGGIQPEDIMLSISQLRTLWFAKLVLYKDLYRMIVIDEPPSDNISNEDDENNTNDIGIPIYELLDKYFKHCTCFVTAHYANVLKSCTSVWVMHNGRLIKSYNASDLSKNDSISNIIEEMISKY